One part of the Algibacter sp. L1A34 genome encodes these proteins:
- a CDS encoding metallophosphoesterase: protein MLRWIIFIGAFLIADYYAFQAFKTVTKNHWIHILYWVITALILGNFVYQFYGFSRRNGFSHAHSYAIGLFIALLVPKMVLVLGVFFEDVFRVPQAIYRYFTVGETAKGNYFPSRRQFVSRIALGLAAIPLASIIYGIYKGKYNYKVLKYTLHFEDLPAAFDGYKVTQISDIHSGSFDNMEKVKYAVDLINEQESDVILFTGDIVNNKCEELVPYKTVFNKLKAKDGLYSILGNHDYGDYINWDSDAEKQQNLEDLKALQKEIGFNLLLNESTYLEKNGERIALVGVENWGAGGFKTAGDLHKAAEKIDKNDFKILMSHDPSHWEKKVIDDEYHYHLTLSGHTHGMQFGIEIPGWFKWSPVKWRYKYWAGIYQEMGQYINVNRGFGYLAFPGRVGIWPEITVIELKKGTKTV, encoded by the coding sequence ATGCTACGTTGGATTATATTTATAGGCGCTTTCCTAATTGCCGATTATTATGCCTTTCAGGCTTTTAAAACCGTTACAAAAAACCATTGGATTCATATTTTATATTGGGTAATTACCGCTTTAATTTTAGGGAATTTTGTGTATCAATTTTATGGGTTTAGCCGTCGTAATGGTTTTTCGCATGCGCACTCTTACGCTATTGGTTTGTTTATCGCGCTTTTGGTGCCAAAAATGGTGCTTGTTTTAGGTGTGTTTTTTGAAGATGTATTTCGTGTTCCGCAAGCTATTTATCGTTATTTTACAGTGGGAGAAACTGCTAAAGGAAACTACTTTCCTTCACGCAGGCAGTTTGTAAGTAGAATTGCTTTGGGGTTAGCAGCTATCCCGTTGGCTTCTATAATTTACGGAATTTATAAAGGAAAATACAATTATAAAGTTTTAAAATACACGTTGCATTTTGAAGATTTACCGGCAGCTTTTGATGGTTATAAAGTAACACAAATTAGTGATATCCATTCTGGAAGTTTTGACAATATGGAAAAGGTAAAATATGCCGTAGATTTAATTAACGAACAGGAAAGTGATGTTATTCTTTTTACTGGCGATATTGTAAATAATAAGTGTGAAGAATTGGTGCCTTACAAAACGGTTTTTAATAAATTGAAAGCTAAAGATGGCTTATATTCTATACTTGGAAATCATGATTATGGCGATTATATAAACTGGGATTCCGATGCTGAAAAACAGCAGAATTTAGAAGATTTAAAGGCACTTCAAAAAGAAATAGGATTTAATTTACTTTTAAATGAAAGTACATATCTTGAGAAAAATGGTGAACGTATAGCTTTAGTTGGTGTTGAAAACTGGGGTGCTGGTGGTTTTAAAACGGCTGGCGATTTGCATAAAGCTGCTGAAAAAATTGATAAAAACGATTTTAAAATTTTGATGAGTCACGATCCATCGCACTGGGAGAAAAAAGTGATTGATGATGAGTATCATTATCATTTAACCCTAAGTGGGCATACGCATGGTATGCAGTTTGGTATAGAAATTCCAGGTTGGTTTAAATGGAGTCCGGTAAAATGGCGTTACAAATATTGGGCTGGTATTTATCAAGAAATGGGACAATATATTAACGTAAACCGTGGTTTTGGTTATCTAGCTTTTCCCGGTCGTGTTGGTATTTGGCCAGAAATTACAGTAATTGAATTAAAAAAAGGCACAAAAACGGTATAA
- a CDS encoding thioredoxin family protein: protein MSKFGELIDVDIPVLLDFFTEDNEESKAMHVVLRDVAAAIGNKAKVIKIDVEKNQELTEALSVKGLPTLIVYKDGEMKWRHSGQQDANTLIDIIEQYV from the coding sequence ATGTCAAAATTTGGGGAACTTATCGATGTTGATATTCCAGTATTATTAGACTTTTTTACAGAAGATAATGAAGAATCTAAAGCCATGCACGTCGTTTTACGCGATGTAGCGGCAGCGATTGGTAATAAAGCTAAGGTAATAAAAATTGATGTCGAAAAAAACCAAGAACTTACCGAAGCATTGAGTGTTAAAGGTCTGCCAACATTAATTGTTTATAAAGATGGCGAAATGAAATGGCGCCACAGCGGGCAGCAAGATGCCAATACGCTTATAGATATCATTGAGCAATACGTATAA
- a CDS encoding YybH family protein, with translation MKKLVLLICLISAFNSYSQNEEKDIKAIHKVLKAQRIAWSKNNLEGYMEGYWKSDSLKFYGKNGITYGWEDTFDRYEKSYPTKEHTGTLSFKINDITKISEDAYYVLGEFHLKREVGNADGIFMLIFKRINGEWKIIVDTSR, from the coding sequence ATGAAAAAACTCGTTCTACTCATCTGTCTTATTTCAGCTTTTAATAGTTATTCTCAAAATGAAGAAAAAGATATAAAAGCCATTCATAAAGTTTTAAAAGCTCAACGTATAGCTTGGTCTAAAAACAACTTAGAAGGTTATATGGAAGGCTACTGGAAAAGTGATTCTTTAAAGTTTTACGGTAAAAACGGTATCACTTACGGTTGGGAAGACACCTTTGATCGTTACGAGAAAAGTTATCCAACCAAAGAACACACAGGTACTTTAAGCTTCAAAATAAACGATATTACTAAAATAAGTGAGGATGCATATTATGTGCTAGGAGAATTTCACTTAAAACGTGAAGTCGGGAATGCAGATGGTATTTTTATGCTAATTTTTAAGCGTATTAACGGCGAATGGAAAATTATTGTGGATACCTCACGCTAA
- a CDS encoding DUF4407 domain-containing protein, whose translation MLKQFFIICSGADTDILEQCSKGEQNKYAGIGATVFFTALMAFIAASYALYTVFDNYFAAIGFGFIWGLLIFNLDRYIVSTIKKTGRFLDELLQATPRIMLAVIIAIVISKPLELKIFEKEINQVLLEQKNDLTLANQNQILEQFNPNITALETDIATLQNEVNTKEAEVNTLYNTYIAEAEGTAGTNKLGKGPVYKEKRDKHDGLLTELQELKLENKVKITALELQIASLKTDYQLQVDSTQPIINNFDGLMARINALGKLSWMPSFFIFLLFLAIETSPILAKLLSPKGPYDFKLEDLETAIKTHVLQNKSQREALLKTDNAINDRVYADIKTEDELYTYKRKKTRELMQLQADAFFKHQKNIL comes from the coding sequence ATGCTAAAGCAATTCTTCATCATTTGCTCTGGCGCCGACACCGATATTCTAGAGCAATGCTCTAAAGGTGAACAAAATAAATACGCGGGCATTGGCGCAACCGTTTTCTTTACTGCACTTATGGCTTTTATAGCTGCTAGCTATGCACTCTACACTGTTTTCGACAATTACTTTGCAGCTATTGGGTTTGGTTTTATTTGGGGTTTATTAATTTTTAATTTAGACCGTTATATAGTTTCTACCATTAAAAAAACAGGTCGTTTTCTTGATGAGCTTTTACAGGCAACACCTAGAATTATGCTAGCCGTAATTATTGCTATAGTAATCTCTAAACCTTTAGAATTAAAGATTTTTGAGAAAGAAATTAATCAGGTTTTATTAGAGCAGAAAAACGATTTAACGTTAGCGAATCAAAATCAAATATTAGAGCAATTTAATCCAAACATAACAGCTCTAGAAACAGACATAGCCACGTTACAAAATGAAGTTAACACTAAAGAAGCTGAAGTAAACACGCTTTACAACACCTATATCGCAGAAGCCGAAGGCACAGCAGGAACCAACAAACTTGGCAAAGGGCCTGTCTATAAAGAAAAACGTGATAAACATGATGGCTTACTTACCGAGCTTCAGGAATTAAAATTAGAAAACAAAGTAAAAATAACCGCCTTAGAGCTGCAAATAGCTTCACTAAAAACTGATTACCAATTACAAGTTGATAGCACACAACCTATAATTAATAATTTTGATGGACTAATGGCTCGCATAAATGCTTTAGGAAAATTATCTTGGATGCCTTCCTTCTTTATATTTCTGTTATTTTTAGCCATAGAAACCTCGCCTATATTAGCAAAATTATTATCACCAAAAGGACCTTACGATTTTAAATTAGAAGATCTAGAAACGGCTATTAAAACCCATGTTCTTCAAAATAAAAGTCAAAGAGAAGCTTTACTAAAAACGGATAATGCAATTAACGATCGTGTATATGCCGACATAAAAACCGAAGACGAACTTTACACCTATAAACGCAAAAAAACGAGAGAACTTATGCAGTTACAGGCCGATGCTTTTTTTAAACACCAAAAGAACATTCTATAA